In Felis catus isolate Fca126 chromosome A2, F.catus_Fca126_mat1.0, whole genome shotgun sequence, the following proteins share a genomic window:
- the NEUROD6 gene encoding neurogenic differentiation factor 6 isoform X2 → MKLKPKIVLRGKSIKRAPGEETEKEEEEEDREEEDENGLPRRRGLRKKKTTKLRLERVKFRRQEANARERNRMHGLNDALDNLRKVVPCYSKTQKLSKIETLRLAKNYIWALSEILRIGKRPDLLTFVQNLCKGLSQPTTNLVAGCLQLNARSFLMGQGGEAAHHTRSPYSTFYPPYHSPELTTPPGHGTLDNSKSMKPYNYCSAYESFYESTSPECASPQFEGPLSPPPINYNGIFSLKQEETLDYGKNYNYGMHYCAVPPRGPLGQGAMFRLPTDSHFPYDLHLRSQSLTMQDELNAVFHN, encoded by the exons ATGAAGTTAAAACCTAAG ATTGTCCTTCGAGGAAAGAGCATCAAAAGGGCCCCTGGAGAAGAAAccgagaaggaagaagaggaggaagacagggaagaggaagatgaaaatGGCTTGCCCAGAAGGAGGggtcttaggaaaaaaaagacgACCAAGCTCCGACTGGAGAGGGTCAAGTTCAGGAGACAGGAAGCTAATGCGCGGGAGAGAAACAGGATGCATGGCCTCAACGACGCTCTGGACAATTTAAGAAAAGTGGTCCCCTGTTACTCCAAAACCCAAAAACTGTCCAAAATAGAAACTTTACGACTGGCCAAAAACTACATCTGGGCACTTTCTGAAATCCTGAGAATCGGCAAGAGACCTGATCTGCTCACGTTCGTCCAAAACTTATGCAAAGGTCTTTCCCAGCCGACTACAAACTTGGTGGCAGGCTGCTTGCAGCTCAACGCCAGGAGTTTCCTGATGGGTCAGGGTGGGGAGGCTGCGCACCACACAAGGTCACCCTACTCTACCTTCTACCCGCCCTACCACAGCCCTGAGCTCACCACTCCCCCAGGGCATGGAACTCTTGATAATTCCAAGTCCATGAAACCCTACAATTATTGCAGTGCGTATGAATCCTTCTATGAAAGCACTTCCCCTGAGTGTGCCAGCCCTCAGTTTGAAGGTCCCTTAAGTCCTCCCCCAATTAACTATAATGGGATATTTTCCCTGAAGCAAGAAGAAACCTTGGACTATGGCAAAAATTACAATTACGGCATGCATTACTGTGCAgtgccacccaggggtccccttGGGCAGGGTGCCATGTTCAGGTTGCCCACCGACAGCCACTTCCCTTACGACTTACATCTGCGCAGCCAATCTCTCACCATGCAAGATGAATTAAATGCAGTTTTTCATAattaa
- the NEUROD6 gene encoding neurogenic differentiation factor 6 isoform X1, whose protein sequence is MLTLPFDESVVMPESQMCRKFSRECEDQKQIKKPESFSKQIVLRGKSIKRAPGEETEKEEEEEDREEEDENGLPRRRGLRKKKTTKLRLERVKFRRQEANARERNRMHGLNDALDNLRKVVPCYSKTQKLSKIETLRLAKNYIWALSEILRIGKRPDLLTFVQNLCKGLSQPTTNLVAGCLQLNARSFLMGQGGEAAHHTRSPYSTFYPPYHSPELTTPPGHGTLDNSKSMKPYNYCSAYESFYESTSPECASPQFEGPLSPPPINYNGIFSLKQEETLDYGKNYNYGMHYCAVPPRGPLGQGAMFRLPTDSHFPYDLHLRSQSLTMQDELNAVFHN, encoded by the coding sequence ATGTTAACACTACCGTTTGATGAGTCTGTTGTAATGCCAGAATCCCAGATGTGCAGAAAGTTTTCTAGAGAATGTGAGGACCAGAAGCAAATTAAGAAACCAGAAAGCTTTTCCAAACAGATTGTCCTTCGAGGAAAGAGCATCAAAAGGGCCCCTGGAGAAGAAAccgagaaggaagaagaggaggaagacagggaagaggaagatgaaaatGGCTTGCCCAGAAGGAGGggtcttaggaaaaaaaagacgACCAAGCTCCGACTGGAGAGGGTCAAGTTCAGGAGACAGGAAGCTAATGCGCGGGAGAGAAACAGGATGCATGGCCTCAACGACGCTCTGGACAATTTAAGAAAAGTGGTCCCCTGTTACTCCAAAACCCAAAAACTGTCCAAAATAGAAACTTTACGACTGGCCAAAAACTACATCTGGGCACTTTCTGAAATCCTGAGAATCGGCAAGAGACCTGATCTGCTCACGTTCGTCCAAAACTTATGCAAAGGTCTTTCCCAGCCGACTACAAACTTGGTGGCAGGCTGCTTGCAGCTCAACGCCAGGAGTTTCCTGATGGGTCAGGGTGGGGAGGCTGCGCACCACACAAGGTCACCCTACTCTACCTTCTACCCGCCCTACCACAGCCCTGAGCTCACCACTCCCCCAGGGCATGGAACTCTTGATAATTCCAAGTCCATGAAACCCTACAATTATTGCAGTGCGTATGAATCCTTCTATGAAAGCACTTCCCCTGAGTGTGCCAGCCCTCAGTTTGAAGGTCCCTTAAGTCCTCCCCCAATTAACTATAATGGGATATTTTCCCTGAAGCAAGAAGAAACCTTGGACTATGGCAAAAATTACAATTACGGCATGCATTACTGTGCAgtgccacccaggggtccccttGGGCAGGGTGCCATGTTCAGGTTGCCCACCGACAGCCACTTCCCTTACGACTTACATCTGCGCAGCCAATCTCTCACCATGCAAGATGAATTAAATGCAGTTTTTCATAattaa